The following coding sequences lie in one Planctomicrobium piriforme genomic window:
- the efp gene encoding elongation factor P, whose protein sequence is MPQINAGDFRKGIKIIHEGFPYEMIEYNFVKPGKGQALYKTRIRSLLTGTSLDITYRSGDSLEEADIRNADGMYSYFNGSEYVFMDNESFEQVSLAADVCKDVMKYIKEGEPTGLMYWNDQLIGVTPPKHVILEVTYTEPGAKGNTATNVSKSATVETGAEVFVPSFITTGEKIRISAETGEYLGRA, encoded by the coding sequence ATGCCACAGATCAACGCCGGAGACTTTCGCAAAGGGATCAAGATCATCCACGAAGGCTTCCCCTACGAAATGATCGAATACAATTTCGTGAAGCCGGGAAAGGGTCAGGCCCTGTATAAAACCCGGATTCGCAGCCTGCTGACCGGGACCAGCCTGGATATCACCTACCGTAGCGGCGACAGCCTCGAAGAAGCCGACATCCGCAACGCCGACGGGATGTACTCGTACTTCAACGGCAGCGAATATGTGTTCATGGACAACGAGAGCTTCGAACAGGTTTCGCTGGCTGCCGACGTCTGCAAGGATGTCATGAAGTACATCAAGGAAGGGGAACCGACCGGCCTGATGTACTGGAACGACCAGCTCATCGGCGTCACCCCTCCCAAGCATGTGATTCTCGAAGTCACCTATACCGAGCCCGGCGCGAAGGGCAACACCGCGACGAACGTCAGCAAGTCGGCCACAGTGGAAACCGGCGCGGAAGTCTTCGTGCCGTCGTTCATCACCACTGGCGAGAAGATCCGCATCTCGGCGGAAACGGGCGAGTACCTGGGACGAGCATAG
- a CDS encoding ATP synthase F0 subunit C has product MNRILQLCFTMAATVLVFATPAFAQQTVTTLIELTPPFGAGLIIIGAGLGIGKIGAAAMEGISRQPEAAGDIRGGMILAAALIEGVALLALIVCFIQ; this is encoded by the coding sequence GTGAATCGTATTCTGCAACTGTGCTTCACCATGGCCGCGACTGTTCTGGTTTTCGCCACCCCGGCGTTTGCTCAGCAGACCGTCACCACCCTGATCGAACTGACGCCTCCGTTCGGCGCTGGCCTGATCATCATCGGTGCCGGCCTCGGCATCGGCAAAATCGGTGCTGCCGCCATGGAAGGGATTTCCCGCCAGCCGGAAGCTGCCGGCGACATCCGCGGGGGCATGATTCTCGCCGCCGCGCTCATCGAAGGGGTGGCTCTGCTCGCCCTGATCGTCTGCTTTATTCAGTAA
- a CDS encoding M20 family metallopeptidase has product MLSPLQFASELIEFDSVSSKTNVPVTEHVAQWLRGLHFELERIDYVDAAGVPKANLIGKLGSGLGGMAYFCHTDVVPVNNWSLADHGPFQPVVRDGRLYGRGSTDMKGSLACMLAAVEAMGQRPLREPVYICCTADEEVGMHGAEIVARESRLYREIVAGQSRSIVGEPTRFEVIYGHKGGCGLKVTSRGKAAHSSTNRGINANWRMIPFLQQMKELYEELESSPEWRNEEFDPPTTSLNLGINDHNPGINVTSAQSICTLYFRAMPGMNVEPILTRIRSAAEACGLEYHQGFRATPFYRQANSPFIQECLDFAEVKTPHTVSYGTDAARFGELQNCVIMGPGDIAQAHTSDEWVSLADLDRGVEMYGKMLERWCL; this is encoded by the coding sequence ATGTTGAGCCCTTTGCAATTCGCCAGTGAGCTGATCGAGTTTGACTCCGTCAGTTCAAAAACGAATGTGCCGGTCACGGAGCATGTGGCCCAATGGCTGAGGGGCCTGCATTTTGAACTCGAACGCATCGACTATGTCGATGCGGCCGGAGTTCCCAAAGCAAACCTGATCGGCAAGCTTGGCTCGGGCCTGGGCGGAATGGCTTATTTCTGTCACACCGACGTGGTCCCCGTGAATAACTGGTCACTGGCGGATCACGGCCCCTTTCAGCCGGTCGTCCGCGATGGCCGCCTGTACGGTCGCGGCAGCACCGACATGAAGGGGTCGCTCGCCTGTATGTTGGCAGCGGTTGAAGCCATGGGCCAGCGACCGCTTCGCGAACCGGTCTACATCTGCTGCACTGCCGATGAAGAGGTCGGCATGCACGGGGCTGAGATCGTGGCTCGAGAGTCGAGGCTGTATCGCGAGATCGTCGCCGGACAGTCGCGCTCCATTGTCGGTGAGCCGACCAGGTTTGAAGTCATCTACGGGCACAAGGGGGGCTGCGGCCTCAAAGTGACCTCGCGCGGCAAGGCGGCACACTCCAGCACCAATCGGGGGATCAACGCCAACTGGAGGATGATCCCGTTTCTGCAACAGATGAAAGAACTGTACGAAGAACTCGAATCGTCGCCGGAATGGCGGAATGAGGAATTCGACCCGCCGACCACGAGCCTCAATCTCGGCATCAACGATCACAATCCGGGGATCAACGTCACCTCGGCCCAGAGTATCTGCACCCTCTATTTTCGGGCGATGCCGGGCATGAACGTGGAACCGATCCTCACACGCATTCGCAGCGCCGCTGAAGCCTGTGGCCTGGAATACCATCAAGGCTTTCGAGCAACGCCGTTTTATCGTCAGGCGAACTCCCCGTTCATTCAGGAATGCCTGGATTTCGCCGAGGTGAAAACGCCGCATACGGTCTCTTACGGCACCGACGCGGCCCGATTTGGAGAACTGCAGAACTGCGTCATCATGGGACCCGGCGATATTGCCCAGGCCCATACCAGCGACGAATGGGTCAGCCTCGCCGACCTCGACCGCGGCGTCGAGATGTATGGGAAGATGCTCGAACGCTGGTGTCTGTGA
- the epmB gene encoding EF-P beta-lysylation protein EpmB, producing MPGTREILPPGEAVSGEPASPDRTWQRSLANAIRDVSTLLDRLGLTGELPDFSPSISPRPSQETNRVGRGAGGEGPERLAATPASPEASNSDAAPASDFPVLVPESYLRRMRAGDPRDPLLLQVLPVTAEQQNTTGFGLDPVGDEQARLAPGLLHKYHGRALLIAHGSCAVHCRYCFRRHFPYAEEPHSHSQFQPALDALRADESISEIILSGGDPLILSNRRLRQLLASLEEIPHLRRLRIHSRLPIVLPDRINTELLQLLTSSRLRTIFVVHANHARELTGDCADALSQIRESGIPVLNQAVLLRGVNDSVDALADLCERCVDLGVMPYYLHQLDRVQGAAHFEVPVEVGRELITALQARLPGYAVPRYVAEYPGAPSKTPLRF from the coding sequence ATGCCTGGGACGCGGGAAATCTTGCCGCCAGGGGAAGCGGTTTCAGGTGAACCCGCCTCGCCTGACCGCACCTGGCAACGCTCGCTCGCGAATGCGATTCGCGATGTTTCCACGCTGCTGGACCGCCTCGGCCTGACAGGCGAACTCCCCGACTTTTCGCCCTCTATCTCCCCTCGCCCCAGCCAAGAAACGAACAGGGTGGGGAGAGGGGCAGGGGGTGAGGGGCCGGAACGTCTTGCCGCGACACCTGCTTCTCCGGAAGCATCGAATTCAGACGCCGCACCAGCCAGCGACTTTCCAGTCCTCGTCCCGGAAAGCTATCTCCGGCGGATGCGAGCAGGCGATCCGCGCGATCCGCTGTTGTTACAGGTGTTGCCCGTTACTGCTGAACAGCAGAACACGACCGGATTTGGCCTCGATCCGGTCGGGGACGAACAGGCCCGACTTGCCCCCGGCCTGTTGCACAAATATCACGGTCGGGCGCTGCTGATTGCTCATGGCTCGTGCGCAGTGCATTGCCGGTACTGCTTCCGTCGGCACTTTCCCTACGCCGAAGAGCCGCATTCCCACTCTCAGTTTCAACCGGCTCTCGATGCCCTGCGGGCAGACGAATCGATCAGTGAAATCATTCTCAGCGGGGGTGATCCACTGATTCTGTCGAATCGCCGCTTGCGGCAATTACTGGCCTCACTGGAAGAGATCCCGCATCTCCGCCGGCTCCGGATTCATTCGCGATTACCGATCGTCCTTCCCGACCGCATCAATACCGAACTGCTCCAGTTGCTGACGTCGAGCCGGCTGCGCACGATCTTCGTCGTGCATGCCAATCACGCCCGCGAACTGACTGGCGACTGTGCCGATGCGCTCTCACAGATACGAGAGAGCGGAATTCCGGTCCTGAATCAGGCGGTTCTGCTGCGGGGAGTGAACGATTCCGTCGACGCGCTGGCGGATCTCTGCGAACGCTGCGTCGATCTGGGGGTGATGCCTTATTATCTGCATCAGCTCGATCGGGTGCAGGGGGCGGCCCATTTTGAAGTGCCGGTCGAAGTCGGTCGGGAACTGATAACAGCACTCCAGGCACGACTGCCGGGCTATGCGGTACCGCGGTATGTAGCGGAGTACCCGGGCGCTCCCTCGAAGACCCCGCTGAGATTTTGA
- a CDS encoding STAS domain-containing protein, with the protein MAERKYTHGLSVNVSTQGTVIDIGDMEIWDGADLSLIRDTLFRLVLQEGVDSFAIDMHAVQYVPSGFFGMLFDWLDRGVEVRLLNPRDRVKQMLWFRKFFVADDAQTWRLHHGLAIDERQSEELWSGERTQGSASPLGMLN; encoded by the coding sequence ATGGCAGAGCGCAAATATACCCACGGCCTTTCGGTCAATGTCTCCACCCAGGGCACAGTGATTGACATCGGCGACATGGAAATCTGGGACGGGGCTGACCTGTCCCTCATTCGGGACACCCTGTTCCGACTCGTGCTGCAGGAAGGGGTCGACTCCTTCGCCATCGACATGCACGCCGTCCAGTACGTCCCCAGCGGATTCTTCGGGATGCTGTTCGACTGGCTCGACCGCGGCGTCGAAGTTCGCCTGCTCAATCCCCGCGATCGGGTCAAGCAGATGCTCTGGTTCCGCAAGTTCTTCGTCGCAGACGACGCCCAGACCTGGCGCCTGCACCACGGCCTGGCCATCGACGAACGCCAGTCCGAAGAACTCTGGTCCGGAGAACGCACCCAAGGCAGCGCCAGCCCGTTGGGCATGCTGAACTAA
- the atpB gene encoding F0F1 ATP synthase subunit A, producing the protein MSLLAEHGTFHHVYDFTHFELPFNGSLRIPSLGDFDLTKFMLLQIVAALLVYLIFSGLARRAAGGKVVSGWFWNFWEMLAVYLRDELVRPVIGNPHDHHETDVGHGHQQTIKDAAHMDPHATVLNARKSHPADEFLPFVWSCFFFILFCNLLGALPWAGSATGNISMTAALAIIAFIATFFYGARAHGPIGFWTHLVPSIDAPGFLKPILIVLLFVIEVAGLFIKHAVLAVRLFANMMGGHTALGAILAFIGMAHTDAPNSVIYGMVLGGSLLGQVGVGLLELLVAFIQAYVFAFLSTIFIAMSMHDH; encoded by the coding sequence ATGTCTCTACTCGCCGAACACGGCACCTTTCATCACGTTTACGACTTTACGCACTTCGAGCTGCCGTTTAACGGCTCGTTGCGGATTCCGTCGTTGGGTGATTTCGACTTGACGAAGTTCATGCTGCTGCAGATCGTGGCGGCGCTGCTGGTGTACCTGATCTTCAGCGGCCTCGCCCGACGCGCTGCCGGTGGAAAAGTGGTCTCCGGCTGGTTCTGGAACTTCTGGGAAATGCTGGCCGTTTACCTCCGCGACGAACTCGTTCGGCCGGTGATCGGCAACCCGCACGACCATCACGAAACCGATGTCGGCCATGGCCATCAGCAGACAATCAAAGACGCGGCCCACATGGACCCGCATGCCACAGTGCTGAATGCCCGCAAGTCGCATCCGGCGGATGAATTCCTCCCGTTTGTGTGGTCTTGCTTCTTCTTTATTCTGTTCTGCAACCTGCTGGGGGCTCTTCCCTGGGCGGGCTCGGCGACCGGCAATATTAGCATGACGGCCGCGCTGGCGATTATCGCCTTTATCGCGACGTTCTTTTATGGGGCTCGGGCACATGGCCCGATCGGATTCTGGACCCACCTGGTGCCGTCCATCGATGCTCCTGGCTTCCTGAAGCCGATCCTGATCGTGCTGTTGTTCGTGATCGAAGTGGCCGGACTGTTCATCAAGCACGCGGTGCTGGCGGTGCGTCTGTTTGCCAACATGATGGGCGGTCACACAGCATTAGGGGCGATTCTGGCCTTTATTGGGATGGCTCATACTGACGCCCCCAATTCGGTGATTTATGGAATGGTGCTGGGAGGCAGTTTACTGGGACAAGTGGGCGTCGGCCTGCTGGAATTGCTGGTGGCCTTCATTCAGGCCTATGTGTTTGCGTTTCTATCCACGATCTTCATCGCCATGTCGATGCACGATCACTGA
- a CDS encoding DUF4912 domain-containing protein: MPRDRQKTQRSVERISSPPELQENHAQDLRLAETSRADGATLQRLRATGLPMNTDAVDSFHVEEAGERWLHLRWSLSQKTLARAESAMGREGHRSTRMLRLHSIEQGESGPPSKELLQQIDVPLDAAEWFLKVPTSAPAWLVEYGAAFGQNRFFSMLHSSPILLSTHRASQRQTEQLLAKTTLLDSLDAGHPPPLTLQGTFVLQGVTSPRARVLVDDRDVAVEPQSGQFHWQLPLSNGRVVVPINVTQSGQVRRALLAVETNFHLLDPEPAGED, encoded by the coding sequence ATGCCTAGAGACCGTCAGAAGACGCAGCGCTCGGTGGAACGCATCTCGTCCCCCCCGGAACTTCAGGAGAACCATGCTCAGGATCTTCGACTGGCGGAAACCAGCCGCGCAGACGGCGCAACGCTTCAACGCCTCCGGGCAACAGGACTGCCCATGAATACCGATGCTGTCGATTCTTTCCACGTCGAAGAGGCGGGAGAACGCTGGCTGCACCTCCGCTGGTCGCTCAGTCAGAAGACGCTCGCCCGGGCCGAATCCGCGATGGGCCGCGAAGGGCATCGCAGCACTCGAATGCTGCGACTGCACTCGATCGAACAGGGGGAATCCGGCCCTCCCAGTAAAGAACTGCTGCAACAGATCGACGTGCCGCTCGATGCGGCGGAATGGTTTCTGAAGGTTCCGACTTCGGCCCCGGCTTGGCTCGTCGAATATGGCGCTGCGTTCGGGCAAAACCGGTTCTTCTCGATGCTGCATTCCAGCCCGATCCTGCTCAGCACGCACCGGGCGTCGCAGCGGCAGACCGAGCAGTTGCTCGCCAAAACCACTTTGCTCGACAGTCTCGATGCCGGCCATCCGCCCCCATTAACCCTGCAAGGCACATTTGTTTTGCAGGGGGTGACCAGTCCGCGCGCCCGAGTGCTGGTGGACGACCGCGATGTCGCCGTCGAACCTCAGAGCGGCCAGTTTCACTGGCAATTGCCGCTCAGCAACGGCCGGGTGGTCGTGCCGATCAATGTGACGCAGTCGGGCCAGGTGCGCCGCGCTTTGCTCGCCGTGGAAACGAACTTCCATCTGCTCGATCCCGAACCGGCCGGCGAAGACTGA
- a CDS encoding cysteine desulfurase-like protein, with protein MFSLERIRDQFPALKRELNGQPIVYFDGPAGSQVPRCVAEAITQYLYQGTANCSGPFASSRDSDEMLRQARLAVADLVQCEDADEIVFGANMTTLTFALSRTLAKTWQSGDEVIVSRLDHDANVTPWVLAAERAGAIVRHIDFQKEDCTLDQAQFASLLNERTKLVAFCGASNATGTINPIQAMCSAARQSGALTFIDAVHLAPHRRLNVSEWVCDFLVCSGYKFFGPHVASLWGRRELLERLQPDKLRPAPNTLPGKWMTGTQNHEGIAGLLAAIEYLANLSEAPVSVPRKQRLDAAFELIASHEATLSQRMLAGLQTLSGFRVWGIADMNRLGERVPTFSLTHAKWPAKELARRLSDAGVFCWGGHHYALPFTTSAGLEPEGTLRLGALHYNSVAEVDRCLHVLEAGVLR; from the coding sequence ATGTTTTCGCTCGAACGGATTCGCGACCAGTTCCCGGCTCTCAAGCGGGAACTCAACGGTCAACCGATTGTCTACTTTGACGGCCCGGCAGGGAGTCAGGTTCCGCGCTGCGTGGCCGAAGCCATCACACAGTACCTTTATCAGGGGACAGCCAACTGCAGCGGCCCGTTCGCCAGCAGCCGCGATTCGGATGAGATGCTGCGACAGGCACGCCTCGCCGTCGCTGATCTTGTGCAGTGCGAAGACGCCGACGAAATCGTCTTCGGCGCGAACATGACGACGCTCACATTCGCGCTCAGCCGGACGCTTGCCAAAACGTGGCAATCAGGCGACGAAGTGATTGTCAGTCGCCTCGATCACGACGCCAACGTCACTCCCTGGGTACTCGCTGCCGAACGAGCTGGCGCGATTGTCCGTCACATCGACTTTCAGAAAGAAGACTGCACGCTCGACCAGGCACAGTTTGCGTCATTGCTGAACGAACGCACAAAACTGGTCGCGTTCTGCGGGGCGTCGAACGCGACCGGAACGATCAATCCCATCCAGGCGATGTGCTCGGCGGCTCGACAGTCCGGCGCACTCACGTTTATAGACGCGGTGCATCTCGCGCCGCACCGACGATTGAATGTCTCCGAATGGGTCTGCGATTTTCTTGTCTGCTCAGGCTACAAGTTCTTCGGTCCGCATGTGGCGAGTCTGTGGGGCCGACGGGAATTGCTAGAACGCCTGCAGCCGGACAAACTGCGTCCGGCCCCGAACACATTGCCTGGCAAATGGATGACCGGCACACAGAATCACGAAGGGATCGCCGGCCTGCTGGCGGCAATCGAGTATCTTGCGAACCTGTCGGAAGCCCCGGTGTCCGTCCCCCGCAAGCAGCGATTGGATGCCGCCTTCGAACTGATTGCCAGCCATGAAGCGACTCTTTCACAACGCATGCTCGCAGGGTTGCAGACGCTGTCGGGATTTCGGGTGTGGGGAATTGCAGACATGAATCGGCTCGGCGAACGAGTGCCCACCTTCTCGCTGACGCATGCGAAATGGCCTGCCAAAGAACTTGCCAGACGGCTCTCGGATGCAGGCGTCTTCTGCTGGGGCGGACATCACTATGCTCTGCCGTTCACAACATCAGCCGGGCTGGAGCCGGAAGGCACATTGCGATTAGGAGCACTGCACTACAATTCGGTGGCCGAAGTGGATCGCTGCCTCCACGTTTTGGAAGCGGGAGTGCTGCGTTGA
- a CDS encoding translation initiation factor gives MCPPAPESRTPAAKQIARIAVERRKAKRLVTTVRGLVDEGSHLSDVLTLLKNSCGAGGSIQEGVVELQGDQREKAAATLSAKGYRVKQ, from the coding sequence ATGTGTCCGCCCGCGCCGGAGTCGCGAACGCCAGCGGCGAAACAGATTGCCCGCATCGCTGTCGAGCGCCGCAAGGCCAAACGCCTGGTGACGACTGTCCGGGGACTGGTGGATGAAGGGTCGCACCTCAGCGACGTGCTGACCCTGCTCAAGAACAGTTGTGGAGCAGGCGGATCAATTCAGGAGGGAGTGGTCGAACTGCAAGGAGACCAGCGCGAGAAAGCCGCTGCGACACTGTCGGCAAAGGGCTATCGGGTCAAGCAGTGA
- a CDS encoding F0F1 ATP synthase subunit B family protein, protein MPVLRMLFAVVCVAVWGILLPSVIIAQQPATAPAEVHAAEAHAADGHETTGHDAAHDEHHEKYSFWADLPFWSAVAFVGLCFAVKKLGLWDLLIRSMSEREQAENAAIGIAETDLADAQTLLRQAKGRLEAMDEQISEILAEAGRDSASTQQEILQLAQREANASVQRARNEIDRVRDQSLNEIFAVLADRVTATAEQQLRSGLGPRDHDRLIGEALHEVVVQ, encoded by the coding sequence ATGCCTGTTTTGCGAATGCTGTTCGCTGTTGTCTGCGTGGCGGTCTGGGGCATCCTGCTCCCGTCGGTCATTATCGCGCAGCAACCGGCGACGGCCCCCGCTGAAGTTCATGCGGCCGAAGCTCACGCTGCGGACGGACATGAGACAACTGGGCATGACGCCGCTCACGACGAACATCACGAGAAGTATTCGTTCTGGGCGGATCTTCCCTTCTGGTCCGCTGTGGCGTTTGTGGGACTGTGTTTTGCCGTCAAGAAACTGGGCCTGTGGGATCTGCTGATTCGCAGCATGTCGGAACGGGAACAGGCTGAAAACGCCGCCATTGGAATTGCCGAAACAGATCTGGCCGACGCCCAGACGCTGTTACGGCAGGCCAAAGGCCGGCTCGAAGCGATGGACGAGCAGATCAGCGAAATCCTGGCCGAAGCAGGACGCGACTCGGCTTCGACCCAGCAGGAGATCCTGCAGCTCGCCCAGCGCGAAGCAAACGCATCCGTGCAAAGGGCACGGAACGAGATTGACCGCGTTCGCGATCAGTCGCTCAATGAGATTTTTGCAGTCCTGGCGGACCGCGTCACCGCCACGGCCGAACAGCAGTTGCGATCAGGGCTCGGGCCCCGCGATCACGATCGCTTGATCGGTGAAGCCCTCCATGAAGTGGTGGTCCAGTAA
- a CDS encoding AtpZ/AtpI family protein → MAKRTGSPKKQPLWQFLYWGTQLSGVSLEVALFVLLGYWGDRYWGTRPTLLVIGGVTGLVISMSHLWLLVRSMDRADRSRSG, encoded by the coding sequence ATGGCCAAACGGACCGGAAGCCCAAAAAAGCAGCCCCTGTGGCAGTTTTTGTACTGGGGCACACAGCTCTCGGGAGTCTCTCTGGAGGTCGCCCTGTTTGTGTTGCTGGGGTACTGGGGCGATCGGTATTGGGGGACTCGGCCTACGTTGCTGGTGATCGGCGGCGTGACCGGACTGGTCATTTCGATGAGTCATCTCTGGTTGCTGGTGCGGTCCATGGACCGTGCCGATCGCAGCCGTTCCGGATAA
- the atpH gene encoding ATP synthase F1 subunit delta — MSDATLPTRPAHVLEDPSSQAVARVYALAYLNAAQAAGEQQPLDELTSFQDDVLSAHPQLAYMLTTEMLTNDQKLGILQRTVQNFASPMFANFLKVLAEHDRLSLFSQILREAWIEYERRAGKKRIQVKSAVPLNDEQLSSIKNRIQSALNLEPVLIPVVDPELIGGLVIQVGDTVYDGSLKTRLKNLRQRLQKGYLYEIQSGRDRFSNSEGN, encoded by the coding sequence ATGTCCGACGCGACACTCCCCACACGACCTGCTCATGTTCTGGAAGATCCCAGCTCCCAGGCAGTGGCCCGCGTGTACGCTCTGGCTTATCTGAACGCCGCTCAGGCGGCCGGCGAGCAGCAGCCGCTCGATGAGCTCACGTCGTTCCAGGACGACGTACTGTCGGCGCATCCGCAACTCGCCTACATGCTCACGACCGAAATGCTGACGAATGACCAGAAGCTGGGCATTCTGCAGCGCACGGTGCAAAATTTCGCCTCGCCGATGTTCGCCAACTTCCTCAAGGTCCTGGCCGAACACGACCGTCTGTCGCTGTTCTCCCAGATTCTCCGGGAAGCCTGGATCGAATACGAACGCCGGGCAGGCAAGAAGCGAATTCAGGTGAAGAGCGCTGTGCCGCTCAACGACGAACAACTCAGCAGCATTAAAAATCGAATTCAATCCGCCCTGAACCTGGAGCCGGTCTTGATCCCTGTCGTGGATCCGGAACTGATCGGCGGACTGGTGATTCAGGTCGGTGACACTGTGTACGACGGGTCGCTGAAAACGCGGCTTAAGAACCTGCGGCAGCGACTGCAAAAGGGATATCTCTATGAAATTCAAAGCGGACGAGATCGCTTCAGTAATTCAGAAGGAAATTGA
- a CDS encoding DMT family transporter codes for MTAPVSAAPPLPAEPETARSGHQPMGASSVSLAILTTVFWGGTAVSNQFVMDVLPPLFVGGLRFALAALFMFFWCLLDGSPLGLKRNQWWPVWIMGVLLYLQIGTFNIGADRSSTSHASILVNSYIFWVAVWEHFISRTIQLVGRQWIGLVLAALGCGWVFLETGPSQAGSYDEPTVIGDLILALSGFILAIKIVYTKECVRVVPPGTLILWHDIVGTLLFFITCPLLETQKWGRMTPEAWWALLYSGLIVSGFCFGANAMLLRKHGASQVSVFSFGTPIVGVALGVWLRGDHLSIGLLGGGILVAIGIYLVNKTGGAGPSQHGNSPECVPAETGS; via the coding sequence ATGACTGCCCCTGTGTCCGCTGCTCCTCCCTTACCGGCCGAACCGGAAACCGCTCGTTCCGGCCATCAGCCGATGGGGGCCAGTTCGGTCAGCCTCGCGATTCTGACGACCGTCTTCTGGGGCGGCACCGCGGTCTCCAACCAGTTCGTCATGGACGTGCTGCCGCCGCTGTTTGTCGGCGGGTTGAGATTCGCGCTGGCAGCGCTGTTCATGTTTTTCTGGTGCCTGCTGGATGGCTCGCCGCTGGGACTGAAACGCAACCAGTGGTGGCCGGTCTGGATCATGGGAGTGCTCCTGTATCTGCAGATCGGCACGTTCAATATCGGGGCGGATCGCTCGAGTACCTCGCACGCCTCGATTCTGGTGAACTCCTACATCTTCTGGGTCGCCGTCTGGGAACACTTCATTTCGCGGACGATTCAACTGGTCGGCCGGCAGTGGATCGGGCTTGTTCTCGCAGCGCTCGGTTGCGGCTGGGTCTTTCTCGAAACCGGCCCCAGTCAGGCCGGCAGTTATGACGAGCCGACCGTCATCGGCGACCTGATTCTTGCCCTCAGCGGCTTCATCCTGGCGATCAAAATTGTCTACACCAAAGAATGCGTGCGGGTGGTGCCGCCGGGGACGTTGATTCTCTGGCACGACATCGTCGGAACCCTGCTGTTCTTCATCACCTGCCCGTTACTGGAGACGCAGAAATGGGGGCGGATGACGCCGGAAGCCTGGTGGGCGCTGCTGTATTCCGGGCTGATCGTGTCCGGCTTCTGTTTCGGGGCCAACGCCATGCTGTTGAGAAAGCACGGGGCGTCGCAGGTGTCGGTCTTCAGCTTCGGAACCCCGATTGTCGGAGTGGCGCTGGGGGTCTGGCTAAGAGGAGACCATCTCTCGATCGGACTGCTGGGTGGGGGGATTCTGGTGGCGATCGGGATCTACCTCGTGAACAAAACAGGTGGTGCCGGACCCAGTCAGCACGGGAATTCTCCAGAGTGTGTTCCGGCAGAAACCGGTAGCTGA
- a CDS encoding ATP synthase F0 subunit B — protein MRDQRHHSRRLSGLALLAGLFCLVTGTDAFALQKPAHEHPIDGQAIIEHASGEHLQEPVKSVPNYKRPPLAFDLTMFLFTFLLFGGFVLAMRPLVWQPLIAGLDAREGRIAQAEADARASRLEVQQLTAQAERRLAEVQQQVGAMLAKARSEAEATKAQIMAQAEADAQRVKQEALAAIAQAKAEAIDQLEQVTGEQVSLATEHLAGMRF, from the coding sequence ATGCGTGATCAACGACATCACAGTCGCCGTCTGAGCGGACTGGCCCTGCTGGCAGGGCTGTTCTGTCTCGTGACCGGAACTGATGCGTTCGCCTTGCAAAAGCCTGCGCATGAGCACCCTATTGACGGCCAGGCAATCATTGAGCACGCCTCAGGGGAGCATCTGCAGGAACCGGTCAAATCGGTGCCGAACTACAAAAGACCTCCTTTGGCGTTCGACCTGACGATGTTTCTGTTCACGTTTCTGCTATTTGGCGGATTCGTGCTGGCGATGCGTCCCTTGGTCTGGCAGCCGCTGATTGCCGGACTGGATGCCCGTGAAGGCCGTATTGCCCAGGCCGAAGCAGACGCCCGTGCATCGCGATTGGAAGTGCAGCAACTCACCGCTCAGGCGGAACGCCGTCTGGCGGAAGTGCAGCAGCAAGTCGGCGCGATGCTGGCGAAAGCCCGGTCCGAAGCCGAAGCCACCAAGGCGCAGATCATGGCGCAGGCGGAAGCCGACGCTCAGCGCGTCAAGCAGGAAGCACTGGCGGCGATTGCCCAGGCGAAAGCCGAAGCCATCGATCAGCTCGAACAGGTCACCGGCGAACAGGTGTCGCTGGCGACCGAGCATCTGGCAGGCATGCGGTTCTAG